From Scatophagus argus isolate fScaArg1 chromosome 10, fScaArg1.pri, whole genome shotgun sequence, a single genomic window includes:
- the ppifa gene encoding peptidylprolyl isomerase Fa, whose amino-acid sequence MTSTLISSRAAMLQLKNRIRYSSPAIAAARLLSSGPVKNPVVFLDIEADSEPLGRILIELNADVVPKTAENFKALCTGEHGFGYKGSVFHRIIPEFMCQGGDFTKHNGTGGKSIYGKTFKDENFKLKHTGPGTLSMANSGPNTNGSQFFICTTKTEWLDGKHVVFGQVKEGMDVVIKMESFGLHDGGVIKKIVITDCGEVK is encoded by the exons atgaCCTCCACACTCATCAGCAGCCGAGCAGCGATGTTGCAGTTAAAAAACCGCATAAGATACAGCTCACCGGCCATCGCCGCCGCCAGGCTGTTGTCCTCGGGTCCCGTCAAGAACCCTGTCGTGTTTTTGGACATCGAGGCCGACAGCGAGCCTCTCGGAAGAATTTTAATTGAG TTGAATGCAGATGTTGTGCCAAAGACTGCAG AAAACTTCAAAGCGCTATGCACTGGGGAACATGGCTTTGGATACAAAGGATCTGTGTTTCACAGGATCATACCTGAGTTCATGTGTCAG GGTGGAGATTTCACCAAACACAATGGCACTGGAGGGAAATCTATATATGGGAAAACATTCAAAGATGAAAACTTCAAGTTAAAGCATACTGGCCCAG GAACACTTTCAATGGCAAATTCGGGGCCAAACACCAACGGCTCCCAGTTCTTCATCTGCACGACTAAAACTGAATG GCTTGATGGTAAACACGTAGTGTTCGGGCAGGTGAAGGAAGGTATGGATGTGGTCATCAAGATGGAGTCCTTTGGTTTACATGACGGTGGTGTGATCAAGAAAATTGTCATCACTGACTGTGGGGAGGTTAAATAA